One genomic window of Cercospora beticola chromosome 5, complete sequence includes the following:
- a CDS encoding uncharacterized protein (BUSCO:EOG09263L52~CAZy:GT4): MSTAAKIPRNIVFVHPDLGIGGAERLVIDAAVGLQALGHKVTILTSYRDRNHCFEEARDGTLDVRVRGDAVFPPSIAGRLSILCTVLRQLSLVASTGVLSTELKQLDPDVFIVDQLSACIPFFRLLYPKAKILFYGHFPDQLLVKQEAGVKQTLKSLYRVPFDAFEGWSTSCADGIVVNSKFTRSVFKSTLPGVKSRELKVIYPCVDTSTSSHDRSNATIWPDKQLLLSINRFEGKKMLDLAIKAYAGLSSQDRAKAKLVLAGGYDPRNAENANTHKHLQHLCVSLNLTHATFRSNDTALTNLSSEDMDVLFLLSIPNDLKSRLLSSASLLIYTPTNEHFGIVPLEAMLAGVPVLATNTGGPLETIYDGRTGWLRSPDKIEEWTKVMQKPLIPSSADKLRAMGQAGRAQVLSQFSRTKMAQSFHDEVERLVQNNGPRPPIVGLASLLAMIFAFVIAALAVVLAVTRFVPAA, from the exons ATGTCTACTGCGGCAAAGATCCCGCGCAACATCGTCTTTGTGCATCCCGATCTTGGTATTGGCGGAGCAGAGCGACTGGTCATTGATGCTGCAGTCGGCCTGCAGGCGCTGGGACACAAAGTCACTATCCTGACCTCTTACCGCGACCGCAATCATTGCTTCGAGGAAGCTCGCGATG GCACCCTCGATGTCCGCGTAAGAGGTGACGCTGTCTTTCCGCCCTCGATAGCAGGACGTCTCAGCATCCTATGCACCGTTCTTCGTCAGCTTTCCTTGGTTGCCAGCACCGGAGTGCTATCTACCGAACTCAAGCAGCTTGATCCcgacgtcttcatcgtcgatcAACTCAGCGCATGCATTCCATTCTTCCGCTTGCTGTACCCGAAGGCGAAGATCCTATTCTACGGCCACTTTCCAGATCAGCTCCTGGTGAAGCAGGAGGCTGGCGTGAAGCAGACGCTGAAGTCGCTGTACCGAGTGCCCTTCGATGCCTTCGAAGGCTGGAGCACTAGCTGCGCAGACGGCATTGTGGTCAACAGCAAGTTCACAAGGAGCGTCTTCAAGTCAACGTTGCCAGGCGTGAAGTCGCGAGAACTTAAAGTAATCTACCCTTGCGTAGACACCAGCACCTCCTCGCACGACCGCAGCAATGCAACTATATGGCCAGAtaagcagctgctgctcagtATCAATCGCTTCGAGGGCAAGAAAATGCTGGATCTGGCCATCAAAGCGTATGCTGGCCTCTCGTCTCAGGACCGGGCAAAGGCAAAGCTCGTGCTGGCCGGAGGATACGATCCGCGCAACGCAGAGAACGCCAACACCCACAAACATCTCCAGCATCTCTGTGTGTCGCTCAACCTCACCCACGCGACATTCCGAAGCAACGACACTGCTTTGACCAATCTTTCCAGTGAGGACATGGACGTCTTGTTCCTGCTCTCCATTCCGAACGACCTCAAGTCCCGGCTCCTGAGTTCAGCAAGCTTACTCATTTACACCCCTACCAACGAACACTTTGGTATCGTACCTCTCGAAGCAATGCTGGCCGGAGTACCCGTGCTGGCAACGAACACCGGTGGCCCCTTGGAAACCATCTACGACGGGCGCACAGGCTGGCTGAGGAGCCCCGACAAGATTGAGGAATGGACCAAAGTTATGCAAAAGCCACTGATCCCATCGAGTGCCGACAAGCTGCGTGCCATGGGACAAGCCGGTCGTGCACAGGTGCTATCTCAATTCAGTAGAACGAAGATGGCGCAATCTTTCCACGATGAAGTAGAGCGCCTTGTGCAGAACAATGGCCCGCGTCCTCCAATCGTCGGTCTCGCATCTTTGCTGGCGATGATATTCGCCTTTGTTATCGCGGCTTTGGCTGTCGTACTCGCAGTGACGCGCTTTGTGCCCGCAGCGTAG
- a CDS encoding uncharacterized protein (CAZy:GH72) → MRSYLLAGLSALATLAAAVDPVEVQQQQFVITKTGERFMIVGVDYQPGGQDAYGTGRGDPLSNATVCLRDAALMQSLGINTIRSYNVDPTENHDECVSIFNSVGIYLLIDVNSPLSGQHIDRSNPSSTYTSEYLEHIFTVVEAFKDYPNTLGFFAGNEIINDVPTAEDNPPYIRAVQRDLKNYIKNHAPRTIPVGYSAAQVQEVLKDTWSYLQCNNAQDGEDMSRSDFFGLNSYSWCGSDSSYTTSGYDVLVEWFGNTTIPVFFSEYGCNVPAPRVFDEVPVLYGEQMTVMSGGLVYEWTEEPSNYGIVQENDNGTLTLLADYNTLQDQYNKLDITLITTRNQTATDLQAPDCSSDLISSSDFSSDFDVPDVPSGGEDLISNGISNAPKGSIVAITQTAVQVAVYAANGAEIQNLAIKPAAGANRPGSGSLTTGSGGASSTSSGLAAKATFGPVGGAVAAAVFGAGLIL, encoded by the exons ATGCGATCG TATCTTCTCGCAGGGCTCTCCGCCCTCGCgaccctcgccgccgccgtggACCCGGTCGaagtccagcagcagcagtttgTGATAACGAAGACTGGAGAGCGGTTCATGATCGTCGGTGTGGACTATCAGCCTGGTGGACAAGATGCATACGGAACTGGCAGAGGCGACCCGTTGAGCAACGCCACAGTATGCCTAAGAGATGCTGCGCTGATGCAGTCGCTGGGTATCAACACAATCCGGTCGTACAACGTGGACCCGACGGAGAACCACGACGAATGCGTGTCCATTTTCAACTCAGTCGGCATCTACCTGCTCATCGATGTAAACTCGCCGCTGTCCGGACAGCACATCGACCGCTCGAACCCGTCTAGCACCTACACCAGCGAATACCTCGAACACATCTTCACAGTGGTGGAAGCCTTCAAGGACTATCCGAACACACTCGGCTTCTTTGCAGGAAATGAGATTATCAACGATGTGCCGACTGCGGAGGACAACCCACCATATATCAGAGCTGTGCAGCGCGATCTGAAGAACTACATCAAGAATCATGCCCCACGCACAATTCCAGTCGGCTACTCGGCTGCACAGGTGCAAGAAGTTCTGAAGGATACATGGTCATACCTGCAATGCAACAATGCCCAGGATGGAGAAGATATGTCGCGCTCCGACTTTTTCGGCTTGAACAGCTACTCGTGGTGTGGTAGCGATTCCAGCTACACTACTTCTGGCTATGATGTGCTGGTAGAGTGGTTCGGCAATACTACAATCCCGGTCTTCTTCTCGGAGTATGGCTGCAATGTTCCTGCGCCGCGTGTCTTTGACGAAGTGCCGGTACTCTACGGAGAACAGATGACTGTGATGTCCGGCGGCTTGGTCTACGAATGGACAGAGGAGCCATCGAACTACGGCATTGTCCAGGAGAACGACAATGGCACGCTCACACTTCTGGCGGACTACAACACCCTCCAGGATCAGTACAACAAACTCGACATCACACTCATTACGACACGAAACCAGACAGCGACTGATCTGCAAGCACCTGACTGCAGTTCCGATCTTATCTCGAGCAGTGACTTCAGCAGCGACTTCGACGTCCCAGATGTGCCATCTGGTGGCGAAGACTTGATCTCGAATGGCATTTCCAACGCACCAAAGGGCAGCATCGTCGCAATCACGCAGACTGCCGTGCAAGTGGCAGTGTACGCCGCTAATGGCGCGGAGATTCAGAATCTGGCCATCaagcctgctgctggagctaATCGCCCAGGAAGTGGCTCGCTGACGACTGGATCTGGCGGCGCTTCATCTACGAGCAGTGGTCTCGCGGCAAAGGCTACATTCGGCCCTGTGGGTGGTGCTGTTGCGGCTGCTGTTTTCGGCGCTGGATTGATTCTGTAG